A region of the Microcystis aeruginosa FD4 genome:
CCCACGGGAACGCTAATCGCTGCGCCGGTGTCCACGATATCCATACCGCGCACTAGACCATCGGTGGTACTCATGGCAACGGCGCGCACTTGGTTGTCACCGAGTAACTGTTGTACTTCACAAGTAACGGATAAATTTTGACCGGCGGAGTTAGTTCCTTTTACGGTTAAGGCATTATAAATACGGGGCAGGTTGCCACTGGGAAATTCGGCATCGATGACAGGACCGATGATCTGGACGATTTTACCAACGTTAGTTTCTGTTGTCGCTACCATTGTTTATGTCTACTCTGGGTTTTAGCTGATAACTCCCACAAGGGGAAAGTCTTAATTTTTTGTAAAATTAGCCAATACTCAGCTTATCACGCTAGGGGATCAGATCAGTTATCAGCGATCAGTTACCAGTGATCAGATTTGAGGTTTCCGTGGACAGTCTGAGCGGTGATCGCTATTCAATGGCAATTTTCTGCTTACTGGTTACTGATCACTGATAAAAAGTAAGGCAGGCCTTAGCCTACCTTAAAACAAAGCGAGGTTGATCAACTTTGGGGATACCGATGCAGTGGATGGAATTGGTCTATTACCATATATTGTCGATTATAGCAAGGGTTTTGCTGGTTGTATAGATTCAATTAACAAATAATTGTTAGCTTGACCATAGAGTTTAGTCTATATGTCGAGCCGCAAGAACTATCTCCTGTCAAATTTTGAAGGGACAACTTTAGAGCCGACATTCCGCACATCTTCATATACTTTTATATATTTTTACATTCCCCAAGATGTTTTGACAAAAAACCTTCATTGTAGAAACTACTATTGAGAACATTTTCAATCATTGATTTTTTCTGAGAAAGAAATTTACAATTCTTCACCTTGATAAAAATCCCTGATTGTAGCTATAATCGTTACTGGCAAAGAGTTGTCAGCAATATATTAGTAAAAATTATCAATTGAATGTTAAGAAGTGCGGAAAGTGGGTCGACATTCCCCCAGAGGATAACAGCGGTCGATAGAACTCTAGCTTATTTGCCCACATCTACTGCTTTTTGGTCTTCATCTCTAAATCCAGTCAAAAACCCTCTCTTCGGGGAGAGGGTGAATTAGATTTAGGAATTTTCCTCTAATCCAAAAACGCGATTAAAAGCTTTCAAAACTTTATAACCAGAATCGATCGATTCTAAGGGATCTTTCCGCAAACGGTGACGTAAACAGAGAACAATTACCCGACGGATATCATCTACCGTCACAGTTGTCCGTCCTTCCAAAGCGGCCAGAGCTTTAGCGGCGCGATTGGTAACGATATCGCCGCGCAATCCATCCACGTCTAACTCGGAACAAACCTCGGAAATTTTCACCCGCAGATCGTAATCAAGCTCAACGGACGGCAAAAGATTTTGGGCCTCCACTAGCTTTCTTTGCAGTTCTTCCTGTTCTAAGTTGTATTTATCTAAAAACGAGATCGGATTGCCATCAAATTCCGCACGCTGTTCCACGATTTTGACCCGTAGAGGTGGTTCTTTGACGGTGTGAATCTCCGCGTGCATTCCGAAGCGATCGAGCAGTTGTGGGCGCAATTCTCCTTCTTCTGGGTTGCCCGATCCCACCAAAACAAACCGGGCCGGGTGACGGATGGAAATTCCTTCCCGTTCCACCGTATTCCAACCACTAGCGGCCGAATCCAATAGCACATCGACGAGGTGATCGTCAAGTAAATTGACTTCATCCACATAAAGAATGCCGCGGTTAGCTTTGGCCAGCAAACCCGGTTCAAAAGCTTTTACCCCTTCTGACAGGGCCTTTTCGATGTCAATCGTGCCACAGACCCGATCCTCCGTCGCACCGAGGGGCAGATCTACCATAGTGACTTTTTTCTTGGCAATGGTCAAGGGAATGGCTTCATCCACCTTTTGCCGCACCTCATCGCTCATTAAATCGGGATCATTGGGGTCAGAATTAAAGGGATCGTTAGCAACTACGTCAATTTCTGGTAAAAGGTCAGCTAAAGCCCTAATTGTGGTCGATTTTCCCGTACCTCGATCCCCCATAATCATCACCCCGCCAATTTTGGGGTCGATGACGTTGAGCATTAGGGATAATTTCATTTCTTCCTGGCCGACAATAGCGGTGAAGGGAAAAACCACGCGGCGAGTTTTCGGAGGAGCTTGGGGAGTCACGGTCATAAGTGGATTCAAATGTCAATATTTGTTGAGTAAAGAATTATATCTAGTGGGGATTCTAGCCGTCAGCTTTCAGCAAAGCTCTATCATTGTAAATCTTTTTTCCTGCTTTTTAATATCCAGCGCCCGAGGGGATGACCCGGCCCTTTGGCCTGAATTTTCTGCACCTGTTGCTCTAAGCGCAGTTTTTCTCTGGGGGAAAGTCCTAAAATAATGTTGCGACTTTGCCAGACTAATACTGCTCCTGTAATAGCAACACAAAAGGCTAGACCGAGAGAAGCCCAGTAATTGAAAGCTAAAGCGTATCTCACGGCTGTCCAAGTAAAATATTGCCGCATTAAAGCTATATCATCCCATAAAACCCATAAACTAACCGAACCAATCCCTAACCAACAACCCAACACGAATAACCAACGACCCCATACCGTCAGTCGATGTAATCTTTGGACTTGTTGCTGTAGTTCAGAATCGGCCATTTCAGTTATCAGTGAGCAGTAAACAGTAATCAGTAAACAGTGAGCAGTAAACAGTAAACAGTAAACTGATAACCGATAACCGATAACTGAATTATCCCTTGACAATTGCCCCAAAATCTGCTAGGACTCGGGCGTGATTTCGCAATAAACCCAAGAGATTTAAACGATTGCGACGGACAGATTCTTTTTCGGCCATGACTAACACACTATTTTCGCCATCAAAAAAGTCAGCCACCACGGGAGAAATTGCCGTTAAAGCAGTGACAAGACGCTGATAATCTCTTTGCTCTCTTGCGCTGATAGTTTCGGGAATTAGGGCAATTAAAGCGTCATAAAATGCTTGTTCTGAGGATTGTTCAAATAACTCTGTATTGATGATTGCCTTGGTTTCTAAGGTAGTTGTATCTAAATCTCCTTTTTGTGCCAAACGGGTCGAGCGATTGACGGTTTCATAGATGTTGGCTAACTGACCATCCTGACGAATTTGGCATAAAAAGCGAGCGCGTTCACGGGTATCTAATAAATTTTCCAAAGCGCGAGACTTATACTCCGGATCGTTTTCCCCCAAAACTGCATTAACGAGATCATAATCTATCCTCAAATCATCAATTAAGAGAGTTTGCAGACGTTGTAAAAAGAAATCTTTAATCAGATTGATGGGGTTCTGTTTATCGGGATGACAGGTAACAAAATCCTGAGCTATTTGCTCAATTAATGCCAAAAGATTGATATTAAAATCTGCCGACCAGATAATACTAATTATTGCATTGGCAGCCCGACGGAGAGCGAAGGGATCTGAGGAACCAGTGGGCAGCATTCCCAGTCCAAAAATACCGACTAAAGTATCTAATCGATCGGCAATTCCCACCACTTGACCGGTGATTGTTTCCGGGAGTATATCCCCAGCATTGCGAGGCAGATAATGTTCAAAAATGCCCCGGGCAACTATAGCCGATTCACCGCTAATTAAAGCATATTTTTCGGCCATTACTCCCTGTAATTCGGGAAATTCATAGACCATTTGGGTAACTAAATCCGCTTTACAAAGCATGGCAGTGGACTCTATATCACTGCGACTTTGTTCATCGAGATTTAACTGTTCGACGATCATCTGGGCAATTTCCATAATCCGATCGACTTTATCGCGCATGGTTCCCAATTCTTCTTGGAAAGTGACGGTTTCCAGTTGGGGAAGGAAACTATCTAAGGGTTCATCACAATCGGCAGTATAGAAAAATCTGGCATCCGCTAACCGCGCGCGGATAACCCGTTCATTTCCCGCAGAGATCATCTCAGATTTCTGGGGATCGCCATTGGAAATAGTAATAAAATAGGGTGACAAACCCTGTTGAATTTTCACGGGAAAATAACGCTGGTGTGTCACCATCACGGTAATAATTACTTCTGGGGGTAATTCGAGAAATTCATCGTCAAATTTGCCGACAATTGCCGTGGGATATTCGACTAAGTTAGTCACTTCTGCTAATAAATCTGCCGGAATTTCTGCCACTCCCTTGAGTTTTTTTGCCAGGGTGGTAATCTGAGCGGTAATTATCTGTTGACGCGCTTGCGGATCCGCTTCCACAAAAATCGATCGCAAACTGGTTAAATATGCTTGGGGATGACTAATGGCTAAAGATTGCGGGTGTAGAATGCGATGACCAAAAGTTAAGCGATCGCTGGTTAAAGTGGTAGAGCCATTAATTAATTCTAGGGGTAAAACTTCCCCATCCACTAAAGTTAATAACCAACGAATTGGCCGGGGAAATCTTAAATCTCCATCTCCCCAACGCATAAAACGTCTTCCTTCCAAACGGGTAATCCATTGGGGAATTAATTCAGTTAAAATCTCGGCTGTTGGACGACCTGGAATCGTTTTTTCAATATAGACAAATTCTCCTTTGTCCGTGGCACGAATGGAGAAAGCAGCGGTGCTAACTCCCTGTTTTCGAGCAAAACCCTCACCAGCGGGGGTAATTTGACCATTTTTGTAGGCGGCACTAACTGGCGGTCCTTTTATCTCCTCGCTGCGAGCTTCTTGCTCCGTCGGTAATCCTGTGATTAACACGGCCAAACGGCGCGGGGTTCCGTAAACTTGAATAGCAGTAGCACTCAGAGATTCCGTCTCTAAACTCTTGCTAACTCTTTCCTGCAATTGTGCGATCGCGCTATCGACAAAATCTGCGGGTAGTTCTTCTGTACCGACTTCCAGTAAAAAATCCATCTGATTGATTGGCCGTGTTTATGCTTCACCGATCATCTAGGCTATCACAGAAGCCGTGTCCTTAGTTTTTGATCAGCTTTTACGCATTTAAGTTACATTGACAGCATCTCTTCCCGAATAATTAACTATATAGTGATATAATTGCCTTAGCTTGGCTAAAGGGACAAAGTTGCTATCATATTTTATCTATTATGTCAATAAAGTTATGAAACGATTTCTCTTATTATTTTGTCTTCTCGTGAGTTTTTTGCTGTTTATCAGCTTTGAAATTGATTTTTCCTTGTCTGCACTAGCTCTAACTCGACAACAGCTAGAAGGGCCAGGGCAGCTGTTGTCTCAATCCCGTCATAGTTTGCGCGATGATACTGGTAGTCCTTGGCAGGTGGTGTTATTCAAACGAGTTAAAGATGGGGAAACTGTAGAAATTAGTTTGCGCTTGGTGGGATTTCCTGAAGGGATTGAGTTTCTCCATGGAGAAAGATTGACGATAACCACGACTAAAGGCGAAATTTTAACGGCTAAGGATGCTTTTGGCGAAAAATCACCAGGAGCTAACGTCGGTCAATACGAGATGCAGGATATCTTACCGCAGCTACCCGTTACCGAAGCGATCGAACTTTCCCTACCCCTAGACAATCCCCGTCATCTTCATATCCCGATACCCGTACTTTTAGAATGGCAAAG
Encoded here:
- the bchI gene encoding magnesium chelatase ATPase subunit I, translating into MTVTPQAPPKTRRVVFPFTAIVGQEEMKLSLMLNVIDPKIGGVMIMGDRGTGKSTTIRALADLLPEIDVVANDPFNSDPNDPDLMSDEVRQKVDEAIPLTIAKKKVTMVDLPLGATEDRVCGTIDIEKALSEGVKAFEPGLLAKANRGILYVDEVNLLDDHLVDVLLDSAASGWNTVEREGISIRHPARFVLVGSGNPEEGELRPQLLDRFGMHAEIHTVKEPPLRVKIVEQRAEFDGNPISFLDKYNLEQEELQRKLVEAQNLLPSVELDYDLRVKISEVCSELDVDGLRGDIVTNRAAKALAALEGRTTVTVDDIRRVIVLCLRHRLRKDPLESIDSGYKVLKAFNRVFGLEENS
- the glyS gene encoding glycine--tRNA ligase subunit beta, which gives rise to MDFLLEVGTEELPADFVDSAIAQLQERVSKSLETESLSATAIQVYGTPRRLAVLITGLPTEQEARSEEIKGPPVSAAYKNGQITPAGEGFARKQGVSTAAFSIRATDKGEFVYIEKTIPGRPTAEILTELIPQWITRLEGRRFMRWGDGDLRFPRPIRWLLTLVDGEVLPLELINGSTTLTSDRLTFGHRILHPQSLAISHPQAYLTSLRSIFVEADPQARQQIITAQITTLAKKLKGVAEIPADLLAEVTNLVEYPTAIVGKFDDEFLELPPEVIITVMVTHQRYFPVKIQQGLSPYFITISNGDPQKSEMISAGNERVIRARLADARFFYTADCDEPLDSFLPQLETVTFQEELGTMRDKVDRIMEIAQMIVEQLNLDEQSRSDIESTAMLCKADLVTQMVYEFPELQGVMAEKYALISGESAIVARGIFEHYLPRNAGDILPETITGQVVGIADRLDTLVGIFGLGMLPTGSSDPFALRRAANAIISIIWSADFNINLLALIEQIAQDFVTCHPDKQNPINLIKDFFLQRLQTLLIDDLRIDYDLVNAVLGENDPEYKSRALENLLDTRERARFLCQIRQDGQLANIYETVNRSTRLAQKGDLDTTTLETKAIINTELFEQSSEQAFYDALIALIPETISAREQRDYQRLVTALTAISPVVADFFDGENSVLVMAEKESVRRNRLNLLGLLRNHARVLADFGAIVKG
- a CDS encoding DUF3122 domain-containing protein, with the translated sequence MKRFLLLFCLLVSFLLFISFEIDFSLSALALTRQQLEGPGQLLSQSRHSLRDDTGSPWQVVLFKRVKDGETVEISLRLVGFPEGIEFLHGERLTITTTKGEILTAKDAFGEKSPGANVGQYEMQDILPQLPVTEAIELSLPLDNPRHLHIPIPVLLEWQSLLFSADVRLFGLG